A window of the Myxococcus fulvus genome harbors these coding sequences:
- a CDS encoding alpha/beta fold hydrolase has protein sequence MERFVQVAEGVSLWVESRGPEDAPAILLIMGSTVSGRVWPDALMEALARHHRVIRYDHRDTGRSTWAFDTHPYCATRMAEDALAILDALGITRAHVVGMSLGSMLTQWLLVTHPERLLSATLLGAPALQGAPQLQDLPARAPIDPGLFEFWSHMFEPREREAQIEWRVENWRRLHGAVLPFDAEEFRALERRLIDHAGRHDTSSAHARADPTGLARGAELPHAAVPTLVIDSPEDPTNPPSNSRFLARTLPHSTLVTLEGMGHTIPKAIVPALAQTLLGHVEAAAAYPLRSPTTSP, from the coding sequence ATGGAACGCTTCGTCCAGGTCGCCGAGGGAGTCTCGCTGTGGGTCGAGTCACGCGGGCCAGAAGACGCGCCCGCCATCCTGCTCATCATGGGCTCCACCGTCTCGGGCCGTGTCTGGCCCGACGCGCTGATGGAGGCCCTGGCCCGACACCACCGGGTCATCCGCTATGACCACCGGGACACCGGCAGGTCCACGTGGGCCTTCGACACCCATCCCTACTGCGCGACGCGGATGGCCGAGGACGCTCTCGCCATCCTCGACGCGCTCGGAATCACCCGCGCGCACGTCGTGGGCATGTCGCTCGGCAGCATGCTGACGCAGTGGCTCCTCGTCACGCATCCCGAGCGACTGCTCAGCGCCACCCTCCTCGGAGCCCCCGCCCTCCAGGGCGCGCCCCAGCTCCAGGACCTGCCAGCCCGAGCCCCCATCGACCCCGGTCTGTTCGAGTTCTGGAGCCACATGTTCGAGCCCCGCGAGCGCGAGGCCCAAATCGAGTGGCGGGTGGAGAACTGGCGCCGGCTCCACGGCGCGGTGCTCCCCTTCGACGCCGAGGAGTTCCGCGCGCTCGAGCGGCGCCTCATCGACCATGCCGGCCGCCACGACACGTCCTCCGCGCACGCGCGGGCCGACCCCACCGGGCTCGCGCGCGGAGCCGAGCTGCCCCACGCCGCCGTGCCCACCCTCGTCATCGACAGCCCGGAGGACCCGACGAACCCTCCGTCCAACTCCCGCTTCCTCGCCCGGACGCTGCCCCACTCCACCCTGGTGACGCTGGAGGGAATGGGGCACACGATTCCGAAGGCCATCGTCCCCGCGCTCGCCCAGACGCTCCTGGGCCACGTGGAGGCCGCGGCGGCCTACCCCTTGCGCAGCCCCACCACCTCGCCGTAA
- a CDS encoding DUF1501 domain-containing protein, protein MLNTSRRTLLKWALGASQLALLEKAGLLGSGTAHAADADVPSRLVVLYVPGGFRPAYYFTPMEDAEIPLCVPPPAGFSSEPVFFDASKVVDLAAPNGPYKPLRTWQSWDPANPAARGNFSPLMYGYQHYALHEQLSVLHGIDQGTNDHASAFISAMCGVAGADYRAPAVHSVIANHLYERHRESRPLPFVVVAGERGMPSGMGLPSHAGPVGVPSIDALKPMLSGKAADNAWWNGLEARTEGPELNAKGEPTGAQLKTTTVERYSLGQAKPRLGRSTAKVDNYLEGLHGSLNSVSRVLATDVVSVLEKTKGIDALKTSRPSYLSSYLSESFTYTFGLANFHLVGLDPRMDMALRLLKSDLATSVHVSLRLDFDTHNGGGHAYSCAHGRGLMDCVARFLGEMKATPAPGKPGKTLLDDTLVLVMSEFGRSWASRGSDGTYNLPDDHHPYTSVVFAGGNVAHNRQVGTYTTRGLGTPVDIIEETGQTQKRVPRSADVVTTALRIMGMETHEFFIPGGYGEVVGLRKG, encoded by the coding sequence ATGCTGAACACCTCTCGACGCACGTTGCTCAAGTGGGCCCTGGGCGCAAGCCAGCTGGCGCTCCTGGAGAAGGCGGGGCTCTTGGGCTCCGGCACCGCGCACGCCGCGGACGCGGATGTCCCCTCGCGGCTCGTGGTGCTCTATGTCCCGGGCGGCTTCCGCCCGGCCTACTACTTCACGCCGATGGAGGACGCGGAGATTCCGCTGTGTGTCCCGCCGCCCGCGGGCTTCAGCAGCGAGCCCGTCTTCTTCGATGCGAGCAAGGTGGTGGACCTGGCGGCCCCCAACGGCCCGTACAAGCCCTTGCGGACCTGGCAGTCGTGGGACCCCGCGAACCCCGCGGCCCGCGGCAACTTCAGCCCGCTGATGTATGGCTATCAGCACTATGCGCTGCACGAGCAGCTGAGCGTGCTGCACGGCATCGACCAGGGCACCAATGACCACGCGAGCGCCTTCATCTCCGCGATGTGCGGCGTGGCGGGCGCGGACTACCGGGCGCCGGCGGTGCACTCGGTCATCGCGAACCACCTGTACGAGCGGCACCGGGAGAGCCGGCCGCTGCCGTTCGTGGTGGTGGCGGGTGAGCGCGGCATGCCGTCCGGCATGGGGCTGCCGTCGCACGCGGGGCCCGTGGGGGTGCCGTCCATCGACGCGCTCAAGCCGATGCTCTCCGGCAAGGCGGCGGACAACGCCTGGTGGAACGGGCTGGAGGCGCGCACCGAGGGGCCGGAGCTGAACGCGAAGGGCGAGCCCACCGGGGCCCAGCTGAAGACGACCACGGTGGAGCGCTACTCGCTGGGGCAGGCGAAGCCCCGGCTGGGCCGCTCGACGGCGAAGGTGGACAACTACCTGGAGGGCCTGCACGGCTCGCTGAACAGCGTCTCGCGCGTGCTGGCGACGGACGTGGTGTCGGTGCTGGAGAAGACCAAGGGCATCGACGCGCTGAAGACGAGCCGGCCCTCGTACCTGTCGAGCTACCTGAGCGAGTCCTTCACGTACACGTTCGGCCTCGCGAACTTCCACCTGGTGGGGTTGGATCCGCGGATGGACATGGCGCTGCGCCTGCTCAAGTCGGACCTGGCCACGTCGGTGCACGTGTCGCTCAGGCTCGACTTCGACACGCACAACGGTGGCGGGCATGCGTACAGCTGCGCGCATGGCCGCGGGTTGATGGACTGCGTGGCGCGCTTCCTGGGCGAGATGAAGGCGACGCCCGCGCCGGGCAAGCCGGGCAAGACGCTGCTGGACGACACGCTGGTGCTGGTGATGAGCGAGTTCGGGCGGAGCTGGGCCTCACGCGGCAGTGACGGCACCTACAACCTGCCGGACGACCACCACCCGTACACCTCGGTGGTCTTCGCCGGTGGCAACGTGGCCCACAACCGGCAGGTGGGCACGTACACGACGCGCGGGCTCGGCACCCCGGTGGACATCATCGAGGAGACGGGACAGACGCAGAAGCGCGTGCCCCGCTCCGCGGACGTCGTCACCACGGCCCTGCGCATCATGGGAATGGAGACGCACGAGTTCTTCATCCCCGGCGGTTACGGCGAGGTGGTGGGGCTGCGCAAGGGGTAG
- a CDS encoding TonB-dependent receptor, whose translation MKTLVCRGGGALALLLLALVASLPLPALAAGQNYGRMAGYVYDPTGAPLAEVPLTVTGPALQQPQSRTSGEDGRFEFDTLPPGENYVLEVNVPGFAPIKKAGITVLLGQATQVDVKLEVFTEQAAVATYEIVEKVNPIINPDSAQMGAVMNAEKAATSPVFTQVQAMPQLVAGVGNGNAPSLRAGLSRYGKFFIDGMDTSDVVDGSISSPMSFYAVENFEVMTGGLDAQYNSLGLIQNVVSKSGSNKFTYDVTMILSPAWANAKYRGAANQNPNVANYTQNEVPLSETAFYSPLVGVGGPIIKDKLWFYVSGQWNFSKRDTPLGEESRTSDTQTRLARLKLTWQPTTKDRLSLAFNYDNNTITNQVSTTFVTPEAETQVDRGGFFAIVNYDRNISDNVLFQLQTGLTYKDIWNGPMNEDSQDIAHTYNSITYRNAGALRNEVGNLVTEKRMRYQFDPTLLFKVKNHQMKAGFQVSYLSGDKTAQVIGNQRFNDRNGECNPEDPETFAFCNERIDFYNTDGVRGALTTEAGTLISGAFFQDRWNVNRYLTLVAGLRADVGRLYGDNNQFITNLVGVGPRLSATVDPFGNRTTLIKAHYGRSNEVGDVFIAQHANPDLLQVRSTFANGAFADCTPDTVGNPQCSVAGGASGRFFDKTNHTPPHVDELALGLHHAINEGAVIGLDLTYRKYSNMWVDEEVNRIWDPSGTRVVGYADGINHTVVKIHNPDDAWRDYRGMDLWAQGRTGPWDLLASYTLAFSNGTVGDYFDGYGANPRFKHFFEGPSPEDIRHTLKGAIGYTTRFGLDFGVRFNYRTGAPMWMFQEGSVDRQRVVRSDRGTGHSYNTGTGIPDFNDPAAISELRQPSQFLFDVQARYDLNRVIQTKETKMELTLIFFNVLNNSDVTFVQEQWRATNNRFGTATSRRSPMQAELLLRVRN comes from the coding sequence ATGAAGACGCTTGTTTGCCGTGGCGGTGGCGCGCTCGCGCTGCTGCTGCTCGCGCTGGTCGCGAGCCTCCCCCTCCCCGCGCTCGCCGCCGGCCAGAACTACGGCCGCATGGCAGGCTACGTGTATGACCCGACGGGCGCGCCGCTCGCCGAGGTCCCCCTCACCGTGACGGGCCCCGCGCTGCAGCAGCCCCAGTCGCGCACCAGCGGCGAGGACGGCCGCTTCGAGTTCGACACCCTGCCCCCGGGCGAGAACTACGTCCTGGAGGTCAACGTCCCGGGCTTCGCCCCCATCAAGAAGGCGGGCATCACCGTCCTGCTGGGCCAGGCGACGCAGGTGGACGTGAAGCTGGAGGTGTTCACCGAGCAGGCGGCGGTGGCCACCTACGAAATCGTGGAGAAGGTCAACCCCATCATCAACCCGGACTCCGCGCAGATGGGCGCGGTGATGAACGCGGAGAAGGCGGCCACCTCGCCCGTCTTCACCCAGGTGCAGGCCATGCCGCAGCTGGTCGCCGGCGTGGGCAACGGCAACGCGCCCAGCCTGCGCGCCGGCCTGTCGCGCTACGGCAAGTTCTTCATCGACGGCATGGACACGTCCGACGTGGTGGACGGCAGCATCAGCTCCCCGATGAGCTTCTACGCGGTGGAGAACTTCGAGGTCATGACCGGCGGTCTGGATGCGCAGTACAACTCGCTGGGCCTCATCCAGAACGTCGTCAGCAAGAGCGGCTCCAACAAGTTCACCTACGACGTGACGATGATCCTGTCGCCGGCGTGGGCCAACGCGAAGTACCGGGGCGCGGCCAACCAGAACCCCAACGTCGCCAACTACACCCAGAACGAGGTGCCGCTGTCCGAGACGGCCTTCTACAGCCCGCTGGTGGGCGTGGGCGGCCCCATCATCAAGGACAAGCTGTGGTTCTACGTGTCCGGTCAGTGGAACTTCTCCAAGCGTGACACGCCGCTGGGCGAGGAGAGCCGCACGTCCGACACCCAGACGCGCCTGGCCCGCCTGAAGCTCACCTGGCAGCCCACGACGAAGGACCGCCTGTCCCTGGCGTTCAACTACGACAACAACACCATCACCAACCAGGTCTCCACCACGTTCGTGACGCCGGAGGCGGAGACGCAGGTCGACCGCGGCGGCTTCTTCGCCATCGTCAACTACGACCGCAACATCTCCGACAACGTCCTCTTCCAGCTCCAGACGGGCCTCACCTACAAGGACATCTGGAACGGGCCGATGAACGAGGACTCGCAGGACATCGCCCACACCTACAACAGCATCACGTACCGCAACGCCGGCGCGCTGCGCAACGAGGTGGGCAACCTGGTCACCGAGAAGCGCATGCGCTACCAGTTCGACCCGACGCTGCTCTTCAAGGTGAAGAACCACCAGATGAAGGCCGGCTTCCAGGTGAGCTACCTGAGCGGCGACAAGACGGCGCAGGTGATTGGCAACCAGCGCTTCAACGACCGCAACGGCGAGTGCAACCCGGAGGACCCGGAGACGTTCGCGTTCTGCAACGAGCGCATCGACTTCTACAACACCGACGGGGTGCGCGGCGCGCTGACCACCGAGGCCGGGACGCTCATCTCCGGCGCGTTCTTCCAGGACCGCTGGAACGTCAACCGCTACCTGACGCTGGTGGCGGGTCTGCGCGCGGACGTGGGCCGGCTGTACGGTGACAACAACCAGTTCATCACCAACCTGGTGGGAGTCGGCCCGCGTCTGTCCGCGACGGTGGACCCGTTCGGCAACCGCACCACGCTCATCAAGGCGCACTACGGCCGCTCCAACGAAGTGGGCGACGTGTTCATCGCGCAGCACGCCAACCCGGACCTGCTCCAGGTGCGCTCCACGTTCGCCAACGGCGCGTTCGCGGACTGTACGCCGGACACCGTCGGCAACCCGCAGTGCAGCGTGGCCGGTGGCGCGTCGGGCCGCTTCTTCGACAAGACCAATCACACGCCGCCGCACGTGGACGAGCTGGCGCTCGGCCTGCACCACGCCATCAACGAGGGCGCGGTCATCGGCCTGGACCTCACCTACCGCAAGTACTCCAACATGTGGGTGGACGAGGAGGTCAACCGCATCTGGGACCCCTCCGGCACGCGCGTGGTGGGCTACGCGGACGGCATCAACCACACGGTGGTGAAGATCCACAACCCGGACGACGCGTGGCGCGACTACCGCGGCATGGACCTGTGGGCGCAGGGCCGCACGGGCCCGTGGGACCTCTTGGCCAGCTACACCCTGGCGTTCAGCAACGGCACGGTGGGTGACTACTTCGACGGCTACGGCGCCAACCCGCGCTTCAAGCACTTCTTCGAGGGCCCCTCCCCCGAGGACATCCGCCACACGCTCAAGGGCGCCATCGGGTACACCACCCGGTTCGGCCTCGACTTCGGCGTGCGCTTCAACTACCGCACGGGCGCGCCCATGTGGATGTTCCAGGAAGGCTCCGTGGACCGTCAGCGCGTGGTGCGCTCGGACCGCGGCACCGGCCACTCGTACAACACCGGCACGGGCATCCCGGACTTCAATGACCCGGCGGCCATCTCCGAGCTGCGTCAGCCCAGCCAGTTCCTGTTCGACGTCCAGGCCCGGTACGACCTGAACCGCGTCATCCAGACGAAGGAGACGAAGATGGAGCTCACGCTCATCTTCTTCAACGTCCTCAACAACAGCGACGTGACGTTCGTCCAGGAGCAGTGGCGCGCCACCAACAACCGGTTCGGCACCGCCACCAGCCGCCGCAGCCCGATGCAGGCCGAGCTGCTCTTGCGCGTGCGCAACTAG
- a CDS encoding DUF1549 domain-containing protein: MHWHLHLKSAALAGVLFAMSGLVVSDAHAQQCEPEPTAPEDPPEDPMSDTRVLRRIVLGLTGTTPTLEQYEAMEAATTPAARATLLRSTLDEVLASPKFYERMVRFGHEWIAVGAYTTGASGDAYQGDMSGHLHRCEDNSLHPGAYYAVNEFETGSPNQQCQDKDGAGNPAVPEVHTVEPWWAPGTTVQVLGKAGGDTKTVTDTRTGKVLDCGVASGGYYDPALNRGCGCGPNLIWCSPLAGLGSGGTGSLNGQRRHPYEEPARLFAHLAWHDRPLSDLVVGNYTVGTNWLRALYVRFGRQMGNPVVDQNTTWWRPDVGNEPRDPMHPTPNDPQAWREFVVEQLEPFHLSLTPDKSRSGSMERTYHFDPRTTTEAPLGLPAAGVLTMMGSMSSFPRERVRAARFLEIFACQNFSPPPADVHFPPLEIDPATGGTCLHCHKTLDPAAIAFKRWDFTPFPSYYVPWPFIGGMGNQRVTAEWLSGKYPHTGNAPGQRWRNAFLPNTVLTPVTPEELKANPEAVLLDTMPESYTLLGEHGDGTMGPLGFGKLLVRSGEFDRCAARKLYAMFIGRELNPATEKGFIDKLAREFVAGERKLRPFIRYLFEQPELRRGL, from the coding sequence ATGCACTGGCACCTGCACCTGAAGAGCGCGGCCCTCGCGGGCGTGCTGTTCGCGATGTCCGGGCTCGTCGTGTCCGACGCGCATGCGCAGCAATGTGAACCCGAGCCGACGGCCCCGGAGGACCCTCCCGAGGACCCGATGAGCGACACGCGCGTGCTGCGGCGCATCGTGCTCGGCCTCACCGGGACCACCCCCACCCTGGAGCAGTACGAGGCCATGGAGGCGGCGACGACGCCCGCGGCCCGCGCGACGCTCCTGCGCTCCACGCTCGACGAGGTGCTGGCCTCCCCGAAGTTCTACGAGCGCATGGTGCGCTTCGGGCACGAGTGGATCGCCGTGGGCGCCTACACCACGGGCGCCAGCGGGGACGCGTACCAGGGCGACATGTCCGGGCACCTGCACCGCTGTGAGGACAACAGCCTGCACCCGGGCGCGTACTACGCGGTCAACGAGTTCGAGACCGGCAGCCCCAATCAGCAATGCCAGGACAAGGACGGCGCCGGCAACCCCGCCGTCCCGGAGGTGCACACCGTCGAGCCCTGGTGGGCTCCGGGCACCACCGTCCAGGTGCTGGGCAAGGCGGGAGGGGACACGAAGACGGTCACAGACACCCGCACCGGCAAGGTGCTGGACTGCGGCGTCGCCTCCGGCGGCTATTACGACCCGGCGCTGAACCGGGGCTGTGGCTGCGGGCCGAACCTCATCTGGTGTTCGCCGCTCGCGGGCCTCGGGTCCGGGGGCACCGGCAGCCTCAACGGTCAGCGTCGCCACCCCTACGAGGAGCCCGCGCGCCTGTTCGCGCACCTGGCGTGGCATGACCGCCCGCTGTCGGACCTGGTCGTCGGCAACTACACCGTCGGCACCAACTGGCTCCGGGCGCTGTACGTCCGCTTCGGCCGGCAGATGGGCAACCCCGTGGTGGACCAGAACACCACCTGGTGGCGCCCGGACGTGGGCAACGAGCCGAGAGACCCGATGCACCCCACGCCGAACGACCCGCAGGCGTGGCGGGAGTTCGTGGTGGAGCAGCTCGAGCCCTTCCACCTGTCGCTCACCCCCGACAAGTCGCGCTCCGGCAGCATGGAGCGCACCTACCACTTCGACCCGCGCACGACGACGGAGGCGCCCCTGGGGCTGCCCGCCGCGGGCGTGCTCACGATGATGGGCTCCATGTCCTCGTTCCCGCGCGAGCGGGTCCGGGCGGCGCGCTTCCTGGAGATCTTCGCCTGCCAGAACTTCTCGCCGCCCCCCGCGGACGTGCACTTCCCGCCGCTGGAGATCGACCCGGCCACGGGCGGCACGTGCCTGCACTGCCACAAGACGCTGGACCCCGCGGCCATCGCCTTCAAGCGCTGGGACTTCACGCCGTTCCCCAGCTACTACGTCCCCTGGCCCTTCATCGGCGGCATGGGCAACCAGCGCGTCACCGCCGAGTGGCTGTCGGGCAAGTACCCGCACACCGGCAACGCGCCGGGCCAGCGGTGGCGGAACGCCTTCCTGCCCAACACGGTGCTCACGCCCGTCACGCCCGAAGAGCTCAAGGCGAACCCGGAGGCGGTGCTGCTGGACACGATGCCGGAGTCGTACACGCTGCTGGGTGAGCACGGCGACGGCACCATGGGCCCCCTGGGCTTCGGCAAGCTGCTGGTGCGCTCGGGTGAGTTCGACCGCTGCGCGGCGCGCAAGCTCTACGCGATGTTCATCGGCCGGGAGCTGAACCCGGCCACGGAGAAGGGCTTCATCGACAAGCTCGCGCGCGAGTTCGTCGCCGGGGAGCGCAAGCTGCGCCCCTTCATCCGCTACCTGTTCGAGCAGCCCGAGCTGCGGAGGGGCCTGTGA
- a CDS encoding M12 family metallopeptidase, with protein sequence MSRLKSLVVLATLSLLGGCLDAAPEEAVTEAGEQVPYSFRLPDGRHASGVGVRRGDTILVDGDVVIPADAPRGQVTQLANAAHNLWPSQVIPYEFDPAVDAVTRQKVLSATGPWTQAGFSFQPRTSESSYVRIRTAYYSNQQWVCGATIGLQPPNVENAYYAGTACRTRDYVHEWGHIIGLFHEHCRNDRDQYVITSQCSTVGAAGYEIGPYDFDSIMHYDAYGRSNGNIDYSNVIIQPRDGRSLDSFGFNDAPSPGDLEAVQAMYTIPTRPLAPVGVSTNWDGCYGRNRVSWTSASSNVQYFEAQKRPNGSSPWTSAYSGAATSFIINVTATTRLQVRACNWVGCSAYSEAPVATYYNLCPVP encoded by the coding sequence TTGAGTCGACTGAAGAGCCTGGTGGTGCTCGCGACGCTTTCTCTCCTCGGCGGTTGTCTGGATGCGGCGCCGGAGGAGGCCGTCACGGAGGCGGGTGAGCAGGTGCCCTATTCCTTCCGGCTGCCGGATGGACGGCACGCTTCCGGTGTCGGCGTGCGCCGTGGCGACACGATCCTCGTGGATGGTGATGTCGTCATCCCAGCCGATGCTCCCAGGGGGCAGGTCACCCAGCTGGCGAATGCCGCCCACAATCTGTGGCCAAGCCAGGTGATTCCCTATGAGTTTGATCCAGCGGTCGATGCGGTGACGCGGCAGAAGGTGCTCAGTGCCACGGGGCCCTGGACCCAGGCTGGGTTCAGCTTTCAGCCGCGGACTTCGGAGTCCTCCTACGTCCGGATCAGGACCGCCTACTACTCCAACCAACAGTGGGTCTGTGGCGCCACCATCGGGTTGCAGCCGCCGAACGTCGAGAATGCCTACTACGCTGGCACGGCCTGCCGGACGCGCGACTATGTCCATGAGTGGGGCCACATCATCGGGCTCTTCCATGAGCACTGCCGCAACGATCGCGACCAGTACGTCATCACCAGCCAGTGCTCCACCGTTGGCGCCGCGGGGTACGAAATCGGGCCCTATGACTTCGATTCGATCATGCACTACGACGCCTATGGGCGGTCCAATGGCAACATCGATTACTCGAATGTCATCATCCAGCCCAGGGATGGGCGCAGCCTGGATTCCTTCGGCTTCAATGACGCCCCAAGCCCGGGCGACCTCGAGGCCGTGCAGGCCATGTATACGATTCCGACGAGGCCGCTGGCCCCAGTGGGGGTGAGCACCAACTGGGATGGGTGCTACGGCCGCAACCGCGTCTCCTGGACGAGCGCCAGCAGCAACGTCCAGTATTTCGAGGCACAGAAGCGGCCCAACGGGTCGTCGCCCTGGACGAGCGCCTATAGCGGAGCGGCCACGAGCTTCATCATCAATGTCACGGCGACGACGCGCCTGCAGGTGCGCGCGTGCAACTGGGTGGGCTGCAGCGCGTACTCAGAGGCGCCGGTCGCCACCTATTACAACCTGTGCCCCGTCCCATAG
- the efp gene encoding elongation factor P — MANTADIRRGLFLKYEGALLQVEFFQHVKPGKGAAFVRTKLRNVITGEIIERTFHADEQLETAQVDRKNATFQYQEGTTYIFMDPDTYDQYQVSEEVLGQARWYLDENTPYDVVFHEGRAVAVEPPTTVVREVVDTEPSMKQDTSGVTMKPARISSGLEVQVPLFCAVGDKIKIDTRTGDYLGRIDERASASSP; from the coding sequence ATGGCAAACACAGCAGACATCAGACGTGGCCTCTTCCTCAAGTACGAGGGCGCCCTCCTCCAGGTTGAGTTTTTCCAGCACGTCAAGCCAGGCAAGGGCGCTGCCTTCGTCAGGACGAAGCTCCGGAATGTCATCACCGGTGAAATCATCGAACGGACCTTCCACGCCGACGAACAGCTCGAGACCGCGCAGGTCGACAGGAAGAACGCCACCTTCCAATATCAAGAAGGCACGACTTATATATTCATGGATCCCGACACTTACGACCAGTATCAGGTCAGCGAAGAGGTTCTGGGACAAGCCCGATGGTACCTCGATGAGAACACGCCTTACGATGTAGTGTTCCACGAAGGCCGTGCTGTCGCCGTCGAGCCTCCCACGACTGTCGTCCGGGAAGTCGTCGACACCGAGCCATCCATGAAGCAGGACACCAGTGGCGTGACCATGAAGCCCGCCCGGATTTCGAGCGGGCTCGAAGTACAGGTTCCCCTGTTCTGCGCAGTCGGCGACAAGATCAAAATCGACACCCGTACTGGAGACTACCTGGGCCGCATCGATGAGCGAGCCAGTGCGAGCAGTCCGTGA
- a CDS encoding bifunctional metallophosphatase/5'-nucleotidase — protein sequence MTSALRPLRLGLLSALVVSCATPPPPAPEAPPAAPPAVKAAPEPVRLSVVGTNDLHGWVMPSQGKLADGTAVEQGGVATFAGYLSILRAQNPDGVLLLDGGDLFQGTLASNLTEGAVVIDAMNTLGYVASALGNHEFDYGPVGPRSVAMEGDDPFGALKARITQARFPILGVNVTDAQTGASPTWLGNTGTLLVERRGVKVGVVGLATPHTPEVTNPVNVASLRFAPLATSALAAATDLRARGAEVVIAIAHAGAVCKRHDDPRDISSCDRGDSEIIEMLEALPEGTLDAVVAGHTHQPVGHFVRGTPVIETSGRGRAFGLVELFVDPTTRKVLPERTTMQGSIPVCAQVEATLGTCDERKLKDRNKVELVPATFRGQPVVADAALGTQLAGALAKVEEMQKRPLGVNVPAKLTRDYDAESPLGNVLADALNQLGMTGIAVINSGGLRADLPAGELTYGAVFEVLPFDNTLSIVTLTGAQLTKLLEGAYSRKGGTLQVAGLKVHLETCNGVTRMVSVTKANGKPLEPNGLFQVAMPDFLARGGSGMDEVLKTLPPGSVNLGERQALTLRDALVDHWRKRGKPLVAPTPGRILRASAAAGCTVKSSGRD from the coding sequence GTGACTTCCGCCCTCCGTCCGCTCCGTCTCGGGCTCCTGTCGGCCCTCGTCGTCTCCTGCGCCACCCCTCCTCCGCCCGCGCCGGAGGCTCCACCCGCGGCGCCGCCCGCCGTCAAGGCCGCGCCCGAGCCCGTGCGCCTGAGCGTGGTGGGCACCAATGACTTGCACGGCTGGGTGATGCCGTCGCAAGGAAAGCTGGCGGATGGCACGGCCGTGGAGCAGGGCGGGGTCGCCACCTTCGCCGGCTACCTGTCCATCCTGCGCGCCCAGAACCCGGACGGGGTGCTGCTCTTGGATGGCGGCGATTTGTTCCAGGGCACGCTCGCGTCCAACCTGACCGAGGGCGCGGTGGTCATCGACGCGATGAACACGCTCGGGTACGTGGCCTCCGCGCTGGGCAACCACGAGTTCGACTACGGCCCGGTGGGACCGCGCTCGGTGGCGATGGAGGGGGATGACCCGTTCGGCGCGCTCAAGGCGCGCATCACCCAGGCGCGCTTCCCGATTCTCGGGGTGAACGTCACCGACGCCCAGACGGGCGCGAGCCCCACGTGGCTGGGGAACACGGGCACGCTGCTGGTGGAGCGGCGCGGGGTGAAGGTGGGAGTCGTCGGGCTAGCGACGCCGCACACGCCGGAGGTCACCAACCCCGTGAATGTGGCGAGCCTGCGCTTCGCGCCGCTGGCGACCTCGGCGCTCGCCGCGGCCACGGACTTGCGCGCGCGGGGGGCGGAGGTGGTCATCGCGATTGCCCACGCGGGCGCGGTGTGCAAGCGGCACGACGACCCTCGGGACATTTCGTCTTGTGACAGGGGCGACAGCGAAATCATCGAGATGCTGGAGGCGCTCCCGGAGGGCACGCTGGACGCGGTGGTGGCCGGGCACACGCATCAGCCGGTGGGGCACTTCGTCCGGGGCACGCCGGTCATCGAGACGTCGGGCCGGGGCCGGGCGTTCGGCCTGGTGGAGCTGTTCGTGGACCCGACGACGCGCAAGGTGCTGCCCGAGCGCACGACGATGCAGGGCTCCATCCCGGTGTGCGCGCAGGTGGAGGCGACCTTGGGGACGTGTGACGAGCGCAAGCTGAAGGACCGCAACAAGGTGGAGCTGGTGCCGGCGACGTTCCGCGGGCAGCCGGTGGTGGCGGACGCGGCGCTGGGGACGCAGCTGGCCGGGGCGCTGGCGAAGGTGGAGGAGATGCAGAAGCGCCCGCTGGGCGTCAACGTGCCGGCGAAGCTGACTCGCGACTACGACGCGGAGAGCCCGCTGGGCAACGTGCTGGCGGACGCGCTGAACCAGCTGGGCATGACGGGCATCGCCGTCATCAACAGCGGAGGGCTGCGCGCGGACCTGCCCGCGGGCGAGCTGACGTACGGGGCCGTCTTCGAGGTGCTCCCGTTCGACAACACGCTCTCCATCGTCACCCTCACCGGGGCCCAGCTGACGAAGCTCCTGGAGGGGGCCTACTCCCGCAAGGGAGGGACGCTCCAGGTGGCGGGCCTGAAGGTCCATCTCGAGACGTGCAACGGAGTGACGCGGATGGTCTCCGTCACGAAGGCGAACGGGAAGCCCCTCGAGCCGAATGGACTCTTCCAGGTGGCCATGCCGGACTTCCTCGCGCGGGGTGGCAGTGGGATGGACGAGGTGCTCAAGACGCTGCCGCCCGGGAGCGTCAACCTGGGCGAGCGGCAGGCGCTGACGCTGCGCGACGCGCTCGTGGACCACTGGAGGAAGCGGGGCAAGCCGCTGGTGGCGCCGACGCCCGGACGCATCCTGCGCGCGAGCGCGGCGGCGGGCTGCACCGTGAAGTCCTCGGGTCGGGACTGA